The following proteins are encoded in a genomic region of Lutra lutra chromosome 16, mLutLut1.2, whole genome shotgun sequence:
- the KRT25 gene encoding keratin, type I cytoskeletal 25, translating into MSLRLSSGSRRACPRATAGSLRLSGGGTGFGAGNACSMPGIGSGFSCAFGGSSSGGNAGGSNLCAGFTLNEGGLLSGNEKVTMQNLNDRLASYLENVRALEEANADLEQKIKGWYEKFGPGSCRGLDHDYSRYFPIIDDLKNQIIASTTSNAHAVLQIDNARLTADDFRLKYENELALHQSVESDVNGLRRVLDEITLCRTDLEIQYETLSEEMTYLKKNHKEEMQVLQCAAGGNVNVEMNAAPGVDLTVLLNNMRAEYEALAEQNRRDAEAWFNEKSASLQQQISEDVGATTSARNELTEMKRNLQTLEIELQSLLATKHSLECSLTETEGNYCAQLAQIQAQIGALEEQLHQVRTETEGQKLEYEQLLDIKVHLEKEIETYCLLIGGEDGACKSGGYKSKDYGSGNMGNQVRDLAKAIVVKKVLEEVDQRSKILTTRLHSLEEKSQNN; encoded by the exons ATGTCTCTTCGGCTTTCCAGTGGGTCCCGGAGGGCCTGTCCCCGGGCTACTGCGGGATCGCTCAGGCTCTCCGGCGGGGGGACCGGCTTTGGAGCTGGCAACGCTTGCAGCATGCCTGGGATTGGAAGTGGTTTCTCGTGCGCCTTCGGGGGCAGCTCATCAGGAGGAAATGCGGGGGGAAGCAATCTCTGTGCGGGCTTTACGCTGAATGAGGGGGGCCTCCTGTCGGGCAACGAGAAGGTGACCATGCAGAACCTCAACGACCGGCTGGCCTCCTACCTGGAGAATGTGCGAGCTCTGGAGGAGGCCAACGCCGACCTGGAGCAGAAGATCAAGGGCTGGTACGAGAAATTCGGGCCTGGTTCTTGCCGTGGTCTTGATCACGACTATAGTAGATATTTCCCGATAATTGATGATCTGAAAAATCAG ATCATTGCTTCCACCACCAGCAACGCTCATGCTGTTCTGCAGATCGATAATGCCAGGCTGACAGCAGATGATTTCAGACTCAA GTATGAAAATGAGCTGGCTCTTCACCAGAGTGTGGAGAGTGATGTCAATGGGCTACGCAGAGTTCTGGATGAAATCACCTTGTGCCGAACGGACCTGGAGATTCAATATGAAACCCTCAGTGAGGAGATGACTTACCTGAAGAAGAACCATAAGGAG GAAATGCAGGTCCTGCAGTGCGCAGCCGGCGGGAACGTGAACGTGGAGATGAATGCTGCGCCCGGGGTGGACCTCACGGTCCTGCTGAACAACATGCGGGCCGAGTACGAAGCCCTGGCCGAGCAGAACCGCAGGGACGCGGAGGCCTGGTTCAACGAGAAG AGTGCTTCGCTGCAACAGCAGATCTCTGAGGACGTTGGGGCCACGACCTCAGCCCGGAACGAACTGACTGAAATGAAGCGTAATCTCCAAACATTGGAAATTGAACTTCAATCTCTCTTAGCCACG AAACACTCCCTGGAGTGCTCCCTGACCGAGACCGAAGGCAACTACTGTGCGCAGCTCGCCCAGATCCAGGCTCAGATTGGGGCCCTGGAGGAGCAGCTGCACCAGGTCAGAACCGAGACGGAGGGCCAGAAGCTGGAGTACGAGCAGCTCCTCGACATCAAGGTCCACCTGGAAAAGGAGATCGAGACCTACTGCCTCCTCATCGGTGGAGAGGATGG GGCTTGCAAGTCTGGAGGTTACAAGTCTAAAGATTATGGATCTGGAAACATGGGAAATCAAGTCAGag atCTGGCCAAAGCCATAGTGGTTAAGAAAGTTCTTGAGGAAGTGGACCAACGCAGCAAAATACTTACCACCAGGCTCCACTCCCTGGAAGAGAAATCTCAAAACAATTAA